GATGATTGGTACCATTGTGCTGCTAACTGCTCTCCCTATTGGTTCACTGAATGTAATATTTGCACAAAAATACGGGGCGGATGTTGTCTATGTGAATGAAACAATGTTGTTGAGTCTATTTTTCTCGATGATCACGATACCCGTGGTAATGATGCTAGTTTGAGAGGGGGACGATGTATGAGAGTGGTTACGGCTGGAGACAATTGTGTCGATTTCTATGTTAAGTCAGATGAAAGATTTCCCGGTGGGAACCCTGTCAATGTAGCGGTATATTGTAAGAGATATTTCGAGGATGTTGGGTATGTCGGCTTTGTTGGGGATGATTGGAACGGGAATCTCATTGTTAATTCGCTGATGAAAAAGGGGGTCGATACCTCTATGGTACAGGTTGTCTCCAAGGGGAGAACTGCTATCACCAAGGTGAAGCTGCAAAACCAAGATAGGATTTTCTGTGGATATGATCCTGGAGTGCATAGGCAGTTTACCATCTCAGAGGATGCTCTTACCTTCATCGCCTCCTCCGATATGTTTATTTCGGGGTTCTGGGGCAATGCCCATCCTTATTTGGGAGAAATGAAAAGAAGAAATGAGAAATTACTGATCGGATTTGATTTTGCGACCAAACTTGAGGATCCCCTGTATACCGAGATAGCCCCTTTTGTTGACTGTGCTTTTTTCTCTTGGGATGATCCTCAGAAGCAAGAAACCATTGAGCTCTTCATGCAGGAGAAGCAGAGCTTGGGAGCTCGCTTGGTGGTCGTTACCCTAGGGAAAAAAGGAAGTATTGTGTTTGATGGAAGAAAATTCTTCACGTATGGTATAATCCCTTGTAAAGTAATTGATACGATGGGAGCTGGGGATAGTTATATTGCTGGGTTCATGAGTGCTCAACTGATGGGGTATAGTATTGAGGAATCAATGCGAATGGGGACTGAGAGCAGCACCATTACCATTCAATACAAAGGCGCTTGGTGAGTTTATGTAAATCTGGAGGAATCGTGGCTGAGTATCTGTCTGAACGACTTTCGAAAATACTAGAGAAAGAGATAAAAGCAATCCCTGTCGGGGGGAAGCTTCCTTCTGAGCGTACCTTGGTTGCCCGCTATGGAGCAAGCAGGAATATTATCCGTGAAGTCCTGAAGAGCTTTGCTGAGCGAGGTATAATAGAAATCATTCCGGGAAAGGGCGCAAGAGTTGTTGATTTCACCAAACAGAAATTCACCCAGAACCTTGAAAAGATCATCGAGAAAAACAAGACGTCAATCAAAGATATCGTAGAAGTACGTGAATCATTGGAAATTCAGGTCTTCCTTAAGGCGATGGAGCGTGCCACGGAAGAAGATTATGAGGTACTTAGGTCCTTGATTGATAAGATGGATGGCGCAAAAGGCGATCCTGAGCTCTACAATAAATATGATATAGAATTCCATCTTGCACTTGCCGATACCACAAAGAACAAGATGTACTCATTCCTCATCTACAATCTGTATGAACTTACCGACAAACAACTCTTTTTGATCACCAAGATAAACCCTGAGATGATGAAGTCTGCGCAACTAGAACACAAGGGAATCCTTGAGGCAATAAAGAATCATGATGCAAAACGCATTCTTGAACTTGCCCATGTGCATTTTACGGATATTCTTACGATATTGTCGAAGTGAGATTCCTGTGATACATAGTTTTCCAGATCAATCACTTCTCAACATTTTATTATAAATCTTCCACTCCTGTAGATATTCAAGTATAAGATATTTCTACCCGGCTGTTTTTGCGGCTCAATGAACAATTTTTGGGAAACATATACAACGACAAATATATATAATTATACAATCTTTCAAGTCCTCAGTTTAACCAAATAGGTGAAGTTGGCATTATTCGATACTTTTAAGACAATCTAGATTCTCAATAAAAATTATGTGATACATTTGCACCGCTATCCCCGGGTATTATCAACTCTGATAGTTTAATATCCTAATCTGTAACGTATTATTGGGAACCTATAAATCAATGTTAAAATACAGATTCAGTCTCTATAACTGTGCAAAACAAGACAGTCGAATGTTACATCCATGAATTCCGCTACCTATAGTTGCTTGTCGTCTTGTGGGGTCAAAATGAAACAGTAGAGATGCAAGTTATTTTAATAATTGCTAGAATCATAAGCAACATGCAACTACAATAGTACAAACGTCCTTACTGATTCCAACTATCCGCAGAATCTTTCTTGCTCATATTCAACTTCTATTTTAATCCTTATCCCTTATGTCACTTTACATAGGAAAGCCCCATATCAATTAATACAAATAAATCAAAGTCATTCTAGTGTTCACTACTGAGGACCATGTTGAAGTTCATCGGTCCCTCAGATTTCGTTGCCCGCCTCGGTGGTGATGAGTTTGCCCTGGTCCTTTCAGAAGTAAAAGAAAGAACCGATGTCGATAGACTTGCCGCATCCATCCACGCATCCTTCCAAGAGGTGATGACTACCAAAGGCGGTACCTATCAGGTAGGAGCGAGTATTGGTATTGCCCTCTACCCTGAAAGCAGTAGCGACAGTGAATCATTGGTCCGTAATGCCGATAGTGCGATGTATGAAGTAAAGAGAAATGGAAAAGGTGGGGTGAGGATGTACCGGATCACTCCATAGTATCCTTCATGACCAAGTATGCATTCATGAAAGAAGATCCCTCCTGTTTATATGGTCTCTTGGGAAACAACCCTTAGGCAAGGGCAGTGTTATTCCCTTGTCATCACGCTATGGTGCCCTTTTACTACTGGACAAGCTTCCCAGAACCAAGCACCATGGGAAGGCAAGGAGGTGCCGATGCACAAGCACAAAGGTTCATGTCTCTGCGGAAAAGTGACATTTGAGGTAGAAGGCGACTTTGAGTCTTTCTTTCTCTGCCATTGCAACCTATGCCGTAAGGATACAGGTTCAGCCCATGCAGCCAATCTGTTCTCATCTTCCGCTCATCTCAGGTGGCTCTCAGGAGAGAACCTGGTGAAAACCTTTGACTTTCAGGGAAGCGGGCATATCAAGAGCTTCTGCACCGAAGGCGGGTCAGCACTCCCCAATCTCCAGATGGGGGGAAAGCTGCTGGTAGTACCAGCCGGAAGCCTCGACAGCGAGCTATCCCTTCGTCCCAATGCCCATATCTTCAATTCCGATAAGGCCTCCTGGGATCATGACCTGGAGCATATCCACCGTTTTGAAGGGCTGCCGGAATAGGCCTAAACTGATCATATACAGATTACTAGACACCAAATAACTGTGACATCGCTTATCTAGATAGCTCTTTTTATCTATCTAGAGAGCAAACATATCCTCTGTTCCTAACAATGCATGGGCATTTTTCTAAAATAGTATACAATTACTATATCTGATAAAATTATCCTTTTCTTTTATTTGTATCATTTTATATACACTAGTTAGAGAAATTATTCAGTTTATACAATTAATTCTTGCAAATTGAATACAGGCATGCTAGCATCTCAATTAACAAATGAAAGACATTTGTACTTATTACTTTCGGAGGATTGTATGAAGAAACTCGCTATGTTCTTACTTATTGCAGTCGTACTGCTCCCCTCTGCTTTCGCCCAAGGTGGCGAAGAGAAAGCAGCAGGAGCTAAGTCCTATACGGTGAACGTTGCCTCGGCATTTGCACCAGAAGGACCTATTCATGAAGTTATCACCAATTTCAAGAAGCAGGTTGAATCAGAGAGTGATGGCAGAATCAAGATTGTTATTCACTCAAGTGGATCACTTGGTGGGGAAAGAGAGATCGTTGAAGGACTCTCCGCAGGTACCATTGAGATGGGTGCACAGGGTATCATGGACCTTACTCTGTATGCTCCACAGTTCACCGTTTTTGAAGAACCGTTCGTTATCCGTGACCTTGATCACCTGAATAAGTTCTGGAACACCATTGGTGTTGATTTGAACAATCAGGCAAGTGAGAAAACTGGAATCATCACCGCAGGGTACATGATTCGTGGAGCACGTATGATTACGGCAAACAAGGCAATTGAATCCCCAGAGGATCTGAAGGGTTTGAAGTTCAGACTTCCTTCAATGCCTGTCCGTATCAAGGTATTCGAAGCAATGGGAGCTATCCCAACCGTTGTCGATTTCCCTGAGGTATACATGGCACTGAAGACCGGTACTGTCGATGCACAGGAGAACCCACCTGAGACCATTTACAGCTACAAGTACTACGAGGCACAGGACTACTTGATCCTCTCACGCCACGTATGGTCAACCGCTCGCTACCAGATTTCCAAGAAGTGGTTCGATAAAATCTCTGCAGAAGACCAGGCTTTGATTCTCAAGGCATGGACTGATGCATCAGAGAAAGTACGTACCGAAGTTCCCGATCCAGATGCTGTATACATTGAGAAACTCAAGGAAGCTGGCATGAAGGTTGTTGAGCCCAACATGGAAGAGTTCCGCAAACTTGCAGACCCTGTCATGGCTGAATTCGATGACTCAATGTGGCTGCCCGGACTCCGCCAGGAGATCATGGCACTGTAAGCTGCATACGTTTATGAACGCTAATTGGCATATGCACGTCTGTGCATATGCCTCACTTATGAGGACACCATGATAAAAAAACTTGAAAAATTTCTCGATATGCTTGGAGCCATCATGATAGCAGTACTATTTGCTACCATCATCATCCAAGTAGCTGCAAGAGTTGTATTCTCAATACCCTCCACTTGGACAGTTGAAGTAGGACGTGCTCTCTTTCTTGCAGTTGTATTCCTCTTGACCCCAGTTGTCTTGCTGAATAGTAGCTTAATGATGATCAACTCACTACACGATATGACCAAAGGCAAAGGTCGATTCTTCTTGGATCTTCTCAATGACCTCTTTGTCGATTTCATCCTTGTAACCCTTGCACTCGGAAGTTATGAACGAACCGTTGAAACTTGGGCCATAGAGATTCCAACAGTTGAATGGATGAAATCAGGATACCTCTATCTGGTAATGCTTATCGGAACGTTATTGATGCTGGGATTCTCGCTCTATAACACTGCATCACGAATTAGGAAAGGACTGTAACCATGTTGTATGCTATTCTCACTCTCGGTTTGATCATACTCCTGGCAATGGGAATCCCTGTAGGGTTCTCTTTGTTGCTCACCGGTGCTATTGGCTATATGGTCAATATTGGCGACATCGGTGCCTGGATGGAAATGACCATCCTTCCAATGAAAATGTCGTATAGTCTGCAGAACTTCCTACTGCTCTCAATTCCCCTATTCATCCTTGCAGCGAAGGTAATGAATGGCTCGAGCATCACAAAAAAACTCTTTGGTTTTGCAAACGTATGCGTAGGCTGGCTTCCAGGTGGTCTTGGACACGCAAACATCTTTGCAAGTTTGTTGTTTGCTGGAATGTCCGGAACCGCTACCTCTGATGCAGCTGGACTTGGACAGATCGAAATAGAGGCAATGAAACAAAACGGATACGATGCTGACTTCAGCGCAGCTGTCACTGCTGCTTCAACCACGATTGGACCGATTTTCCCTCCAAGCGTCCCCATGGTCATGTACTCTACGATCAGTGGAGTCTCTGTTGGAAAGTTGTTCCTTGGCGGTATCGTTCCAGGTATCCTTCTCACCATAGTACTCATGATCATGGTGTACTTCTATGCGAGAAAAAGAAACTATCCAAAAGAAACCTTCCCTACCTGGGCACGTTTCTGGGACAGCTTCAAGTCAGCAATTTTTCCCATCCTTACCCCAATCATTCTTCTCTCCGGTATTTGGAGTGGAATGTTCACTGCTACCGAGGCTGCTGCAATTGCAGCGCTCTACGCTTTGCTGGTCAGTGTCTTCATCTTCAAGGAGATGACATGGAAGCTGCTCCTGCAGATTCTGAAGGAGACTGCACGCGATACGGCCTCCATTGGTTTGGTCGTAGCTGCAGCAGCGTTCTACGGTTGGGTACTTGCTCGTTCGGGCCTTACTGTTGCTTTCGCTGATTGGATTCTTGGGCTGACCTCCAACCGCATACTGTTTATGCTACTGGTAAACCTGTTCTTCTTGGTCATCGGTTGTTTCCTTGAGTCGATTGCAGCTATTACCATTTTTGGACCCGTTATGCTTGCTCCAGCAATCCAGCTTGGTATTGATCCTCTGTTCTTCGGAGTTATCATGGTATTCAACCTGATGATCGGACTGGTTACTCCTCCGTTTGGGATTGTACTGTTCATCACTGCAGACCAGGCAAAGATCAGTTTCCATAAGATGGTCAAAGCGACTGTCCCCTTCTTGATTCCTCTCTTGGTGATGCTGGTCCTGATGTCAGTAATCCCTGGAATTGTAACAGGACTGCCCAACCTTCTTATGTGATACAATATTGCTACTGTTAGATACCAATACCCTGAGAAAAGGATGTTTGCATGAACAATACGTTGATAATTCCAAGAAACCTTGAGCGAAAACCCTATGAACTCAATCGGTTCTATGTGCAACGAATTCTGGAATACAACATTGTCACGCTGAACCTTCTCCCAGGGCAATTGGTTAGTGCGAATGAATTGGCAAAGGAACTGAATACCAGTAGGACTCCTGTGCATGATGCATTCATTGAATTGTCGAAGAAATCTCTTATGACCATCATTCCACAAGTTGGTACCAAAATCTCCCTCATCAATGTTGAGAAGGTTAAGGCAGTGAGCTTCCTGCGTTTTTCTGCTGAGATCAAGATGTTGGAGAGAGCCTGTGGAAGTATTACAGAACAAGAACTCAGCGCGCTCCATAGATGTGTTGAGATGCAGAAGGCTTCTGCAAAAGAGAAAGACTACCTGCAATTCCTTGAAGACGATAATGCCTTTCATTCGCTCTTATTTGAAGGAGCAGGTCTCACAGAGGTCGGATTTCTCATTGACCCCTACATGCCAATCTTCAATAGAGTACGTATGCTGATTTACAAAAACCTTGATATTCCGAGAATCATACAAGAACACACTGATCTTCTTGCATTCTTGAGAGACCAGAACCTCGTTGAAGCAACCAAGGTTCTCAGCAAGCACCTTGCTTATGATGTCAGCAGGGACCTGGAACTGCTCAAGGAAAAATTCCCGGAATATTTCTTAGCAAACGGACAACAACTCTATTGAAGTATTGATATGTAGGCAACGCTTTCAATGCAAGGATACCTGTATGGTCCATGCATTCATAAGGATGTACTTACATGAAATATTCACATATCTCTCCCTTTTCCTATGGTCTTAACCATCTGGTAATAGACTCATTGAATCCTGAACTGATGGGCTTGAATTTTGCCATTGCGAAAGTAAATACAGACCATGCAGTGGTACTGGATTCTGAACAAGAGAAGCTGGTGGTCCTCCTCTCTGGTTCTGTTACCTATGATTGGGATGGACAGAAAATAACAGTTAAGCGATCAGACCCTTTTCATGAATCACCAACGGCACTGCACCTGAACAGTGAGAGTGTCTGCAGGATAACAGGAGGCGGGGAAGATGCTGAACTGATTGTAGTTTCAACAGAAAATGCAGCTCACTTCGCTTCCAAATTCTATAGCTCTGAAGACCTTGCTTCAGAGGAATTGGTGGGAGAAGAAGTACTTGATGGTAAGACAAAAAGGATCAAACGCGTTTTCTTTGACCGAAATACCTGCCAGGAGACCAACTTGTTCTGTGGTGAACTGGTAAACTACCCAGGATGTTGGGCATGCTTTCCACCCCACCTCCATTTTGAGCCGGAGATTTATTACTACCGCTTCCTCCCTGAGTCAGGGTACGGGTTCTCCGAGCAAGGTGACGAGGTTTTTAAGGTAAAGCATAATGATTTGGTAGGCATCGAAGACGGAAAAACCCATTCCCAGTCCACCGCTCCAGGGTATGCTGGATTTATTTTCTGGGCACAGAAGCTACAGGATAATGGGAAAAACATTGATTACCATCTGGTTAAGGAACATGCATGGCTGGATGACCCTGCTGCTACATTTTTCCCAGAGAAACCCAGTATCTGAATCACCAAGCACACCAGGAGTATTACCATGCAAGACAAAAAGATTCTCTGCCCTTCCATTCTCAATCTTCCAATCATGCATATTGCTGAGGAAGTAACCAAACTTGATAAAACAGATATGGATATCTTCCACGTAGATATCATGGATGGAACCTTCGTCCCCAATTTCGGTATGTCAGTAAGAGAACTGCAAATGATACGAGAAATAACAGATGCAGGAAGCAAGAAGCTCATAGACTGCCATATGATGGTCATGAACCCACACCGATACATCCAGATGATTGCTGAAGCTGGTGCTGATATCATTTACATTCATCCAGAGAGTGAATTGATACCATCGGCTACTCTTGAGCTTATCCAAAAGCATGGCAAGAAAACCGGACTAATCCTCAACCCCTCAACAAGCTTGGAGATGGTGAAGGACATGCTTCCCATCACTGACTATGTGATGATCATGGCGGTAAACCCAGGGTTTGCCGGCCGATCATTCATGCCCTATACCCGGCAGAAGTTTGTTGATCTTCACACCTACCGATTAGAGCACAACCTCTCCTACCATCTTGTCTTGGACGGAGGTGCCACAAAGGAGGTCATCTCAGACCTGTACCACAATTGCGGAGTTGAAGGCTTTGTCTTGGGAAAACAGGAGTTGTTCTTCCAGGAAGATGACTATGAGACTTGTATCAATAGGATTCGCACGTATTGATGCAAATGTTTCAATTTTTGTAAAAACACTACTACGATTACCTGAGCGTAATAGTCAAACCAACAACGCACTGATGTGGAGGTCCCAGCACCGATAGACTCGTATCCGGAGGTGCAAAATGGAAACCAACAAGAATACCGAACAATACAAGGTTGAGATCATCGGTTCTGTCAAACGTGGCCGGGGAAGGCCAAGGAAGCGGTTTGACCCTATTCCCTGGAACAGGTCGGACCAGTACCGATTCTGCCTAGCAGGGAACGTTCTCGTTGATGAAGAAGGGAAGATCCGGATCGAGGAGGCAGCCAATGCTTGACATGAGCGGCATCCCGATCTATCTGCTCCCTGGATACTCAGATTTAAGACGCGGTATCAACGGATTCGTGTCGGTCATCACCAACATCATGGAGATGGACGTCACCCTGGGAGGGTTGTACATCTTCTGCGGCAGGAGGCGTGACAGCATCAAGTGCGTCATGTGGGACAAGACAGGGTTCCTGTTGCTGCAGAAGAAACTGGTGGGCGGCTACACCTTCGCCTGGCCGAACAGTGAGGAGAGGGTGAAGGAAATCAGTGGGGAAGACCTGCTTGCAATGCTTGACGGTATAGACATTTTCCGTCGTTTCACCCCTTGGGAGAATGTACGGATGCGACCTGGGAAAGCTGTCTGAAAGTGCATCTAATTGTCTACAAGTAGTATACTTAAACCCTGTTTTCTGCTATACTTATCTCTATGAAAAGCAAGGGTGACAGGAAATCAAGGACGGTCGAGATCTTGGTGGACGGGCTGAAAAGCCCGGCCTCGGTATTGGCTCCCCTTGCCCCCACCAGGGACATGAGCTTCGACCAGATCAGCCTCATGTTCACCCAGATGCAACAGATGATGCAGCAATTGCAGAAACAGAACGAGCAGATGCACATGACGCTG
The sequence above is drawn from the uncultured Sphaerochaeta sp. genome and encodes:
- the frlD gene encoding fructoselysine 6-kinase; this translates as MRVVTAGDNCVDFYVKSDERFPGGNPVNVAVYCKRYFEDVGYVGFVGDDWNGNLIVNSLMKKGVDTSMVQVVSKGRTAITKVKLQNQDRIFCGYDPGVHRQFTISEDALTFIASSDMFISGFWGNAHPYLGEMKRRNEKLLIGFDFATKLEDPLYTEIAPFVDCAFFSWDDPQKQETIELFMQEKQSLGARLVVVTLGKKGSIVFDGRKFFTYGIIPCKVIDTMGAGDSYIAGFMSAQLMGYSIEESMRMGTESSTITIQYKGAW
- a CDS encoding FCD domain-containing protein codes for the protein MAEYLSERLSKILEKEIKAIPVGGKLPSERTLVARYGASRNIIREVLKSFAERGIIEIIPGKGARVVDFTKQKFTQNLEKIIEKNKTSIKDIVEVRESLEIQVFLKAMERATEEDYEVLRSLIDKMDGAKGDPELYNKYDIEFHLALADTTKNKMYSFLIYNLYELTDKQLFLITKINPEMMKSAQLEHKGILEAIKNHDAKRILELAHVHFTDILTILSK
- a CDS encoding GGDEF domain-containing protein, yielding MLKFIGPSDFVARLGGDEFALVLSEVKERTDVDRLAASIHASFQEVMTTKGGTYQVGASIGIALYPESSSDSESLVRNADSAMYEVKRNGKGGVRMYRITP
- a CDS encoding GFA family protein translates to MHKHKGSCLCGKVTFEVEGDFESFFLCHCNLCRKDTGSAHAANLFSSSAHLRWLSGENLVKTFDFQGSGHIKSFCTEGGSALPNLQMGGKLLVVPAGSLDSELSLRPNAHIFNSDKASWDHDLEHIHRFEGLPE
- a CDS encoding TRAP transporter substrate-binding protein yields the protein MKKLAMFLLIAVVLLPSAFAQGGEEKAAGAKSYTVNVASAFAPEGPIHEVITNFKKQVESESDGRIKIVIHSSGSLGGEREIVEGLSAGTIEMGAQGIMDLTLYAPQFTVFEEPFVIRDLDHLNKFWNTIGVDLNNQASEKTGIITAGYMIRGARMITANKAIESPEDLKGLKFRLPSMPVRIKVFEAMGAIPTVVDFPEVYMALKTGTVDAQENPPETIYSYKYYEAQDYLILSRHVWSTARYQISKKWFDKISAEDQALILKAWTDASEKVRTEVPDPDAVYIEKLKEAGMKVVEPNMEEFRKLADPVMAEFDDSMWLPGLRQEIMAL
- a CDS encoding TRAP transporter small permease subunit produces the protein MIKKLEKFLDMLGAIMIAVLFATIIIQVAARVVFSIPSTWTVEVGRALFLAVVFLLTPVVLLNSSLMMINSLHDMTKGKGRFFLDLLNDLFVDFILVTLALGSYERTVETWAIEIPTVEWMKSGYLYLVMLIGTLLMLGFSLYNTASRIRKGL
- a CDS encoding TRAP transporter large permease → MLYAILTLGLIILLAMGIPVGFSLLLTGAIGYMVNIGDIGAWMEMTILPMKMSYSLQNFLLLSIPLFILAAKVMNGSSITKKLFGFANVCVGWLPGGLGHANIFASLLFAGMSGTATSDAAGLGQIEIEAMKQNGYDADFSAAVTAASTTIGPIFPPSVPMVMYSTISGVSVGKLFLGGIVPGILLTIVLMIMVYFYARKRNYPKETFPTWARFWDSFKSAIFPILTPIILLSGIWSGMFTATEAAAIAALYALLVSVFIFKEMTWKLLLQILKETARDTASIGLVVAAAAFYGWVLARSGLTVAFADWILGLTSNRILFMLLVNLFFLVIGCFLESIAAITIFGPVMLAPAIQLGIDPLFFGVIMVFNLMIGLVTPPFGIVLFITADQAKISFHKMVKATVPFLIPLLVMLVLMSVIPGIVTGLPNLLM
- a CDS encoding GntR family transcriptional regulator produces the protein MNNTLIIPRNLERKPYELNRFYVQRILEYNIVTLNLLPGQLVSANELAKELNTSRTPVHDAFIELSKKSLMTIIPQVGTKISLINVEKVKAVSFLRFSAEIKMLERACGSITEQELSALHRCVEMQKASAKEKDYLQFLEDDNAFHSLLFEGAGLTEVGFLIDPYMPIFNRVRMLIYKNLDIPRIIQEHTDLLAFLRDQNLVEATKVLSKHLAYDVSRDLELLKEKFPEYFLANGQQLY
- a CDS encoding 5-deoxy-glucuronate isomerase, translating into MKYSHISPFSYGLNHLVIDSLNPELMGLNFAIAKVNTDHAVVLDSEQEKLVVLLSGSVTYDWDGQKITVKRSDPFHESPTALHLNSESVCRITGGGEDAELIVVSTENAAHFASKFYSSEDLASEELVGEEVLDGKTKRIKRVFFDRNTCQETNLFCGELVNYPGCWACFPPHLHFEPEIYYYRFLPESGYGFSEQGDEVFKVKHNDLVGIEDGKTHSQSTAPGYAGFIFWAQKLQDNGKNIDYHLVKEHAWLDDPAATFFPEKPSI
- a CDS encoding ribulose-phosphate 3-epimerase, which produces MQDKKILCPSILNLPIMHIAEEVTKLDKTDMDIFHVDIMDGTFVPNFGMSVRELQMIREITDAGSKKLIDCHMMVMNPHRYIQMIAEAGADIIYIHPESELIPSATLELIQKHGKKTGLILNPSTSLEMVKDMLPITDYVMIMAVNPGFAGRSFMPYTRQKFVDLHTYRLEHNLSYHLVLDGGATKEVISDLYHNCGVEGFVLGKQELFFQEDDYETCINRIRTY
- the tnpB gene encoding IS66 family insertion sequence element accessory protein TnpB (TnpB, as the term is used for proteins encoded by IS66 family insertion elements, is considered an accessory protein, since TnpC, encoded by a neighboring gene, is a DDE family transposase.), yielding MLDMSGIPIYLLPGYSDLRRGINGFVSVITNIMEMDVTLGGLYIFCGRRRDSIKCVMWDKTGFLLLQKKLVGGYTFAWPNSEERVKEISGEDLLAMLDGIDIFRRFTPWENVRMRPGKAV